From one Brachypodium distachyon strain Bd21 chromosome 4, Brachypodium_distachyon_v3.0, whole genome shotgun sequence genomic stretch:
- the LOC112268640 gene encoding BTB/POZ and MATH domain-containing protein 1-like, whose protein sequence is MSCQGQGGQFDLRQVVAPPPPPFDLRGQLAETFWKSHEADVKIEVAGETFPAHRTVLEDQSPVFKAELSSATGEKTTTIVLRIDGMDADVCKALLQFIYTESAPETDQLEAMAGRLLLAAREPRHGLRGCNPGIG, encoded by the coding sequence ATGTCATGTCAGGGCCAAGGTGGGCAATTCGATTTGCGCCAAGTcgttgcgccgccgccgccgccgttcgaTTTGCGCGGGCAGCTCGCAGAGACCTTTTGGAAAAGTCACGAAGCGGACGTGAAGATCGAGGTGGCCGGAGAGACGTTCCCCGCGCACCGGACGGTTCTCGAGGACCAATCCCCCGTCTTCAAGGCGGAGCTCTCCTCAGCAACCGGCGAGAAGACTACGACCATTGTGTTACGCATCGATGGCATGGACGCCGACGTGTGCAAGGCTCTGCTCCAGTTCATCTACACGGAGTCAGCGCCGGAGACGGACCAGCTCGAGGCGATGGCGGGGCGGCTTCTTCTTGCAGCGCGAGAACCTCGACATGGGCTCCGTGGCTGCAACCCTGGCATTGGCTGA